A section of the Streptomyces sp. SCL15-4 genome encodes:
- the rpoB gene encoding DNA-directed RNA polymerase subunit beta, with translation MAASRTASTANTNNGASTAPLRISFAKIKEPLEVPNLLALQTESFDWLLGNTAWQTRVEEALENGQDVPTKSGLEEIFEEISPIEDFSGSMSLTFRDHRFEPPKNSIDECKDRDFTYAAPLFVTAEFTNNETGEIKSQTVFMGDFPLMTNKGTFVINGTERVVVSQLVRSPGVYFDSTIDKTSDKDIFSAKIIPSRGAWLEMEIDKRDMVGVRIDRKRKQSVTVLLKALGWTTEQILEEFGDYESMRATLEKDHTQGQDDALLDIYRKLRPGEPPTREAAQTLLENLYFNHKRYDLAKVGRYKVNKKLGTDTPLDAGILTVEDIISTIKYLVKLHAGETETTGDNGETVVVETDDIDHFGNRRLRSVGELIQNQVRTGLARMERVVRERMTTQDVEAITPQTLINIRPVVASIKEFFGTSQLSQFMDQNNPLSGLTHKRRLSALGPGGLSRERAGFEVRDVHPSHYGRMCPIETPEGPNIGLIGSLASYGRVNAFGFVETPYRKVIDGQVTDEVDYLTADEEDRFVIAQANAPLTSDLRFEESRVLVRRRGGEVDYVGPEDVDYMDVSPRQMVSVATAMIPFLEHDDANRALMGANMMRQAVPLIKSEAPLVGTGMEYRSAVDAGDVVKAEKAGVVQEVSADYITTANDDGTYITYRLAKFARSNQGTSVNQKVIVNEGDRIVEGQVLADGPATENGEMALGKNLLVAFMPWEGHNYEDAIILSQRLVQDDVLSSIHIEEHEVDARDTKLGPEEITRDIPNVSEEVLADLDERGIIRIGAEVVAGDILVGKVTPKGETELTPEERLLRAIFGEKAREVRDTSLKVPHGEIGKVIGVRVFDREEGDELPPGVNQLVRVYVAQKRKITDGDKLAGRHGNKGVISKILPIEDMPFLEDGTPVDIILNPLGVPSRMNPGQVLEIHLGWLASRGWDVSGLADEWAQRLQVIGADKVAPRTNVATPVFDGAREDELAGLLQHTIPNRDGERMVLPSGKARLFDGRSGEPFPDPISVGYMYILKLHHLVDDKLHARSTGPYSMITQQPLGGKAQFGGQRFGEMEVWALEAYGAAYALQELLTIKSDDVTGRVKVYEAIVKGENIPEPGIPESFKVLIKEMQSLCLNVEVLSSDGMSIEMRDTDEDVFRAAEELGIDLSRREPSSVEEV, from the coding sequence TTGGCCGCCTCGCGCACTGCCTCGACCGCGAATACGAACAACGGCGCCAGCACCGCCCCGCTGCGCATCTCCTTTGCAAAGATCAAGGAGCCCCTCGAGGTTCCGAACCTGCTCGCGCTGCAGACCGAGAGCTTTGACTGGCTGCTCGGCAACACCGCCTGGCAGACTCGGGTCGAGGAGGCTCTGGAGAACGGTCAGGACGTCCCCACCAAGTCCGGTCTGGAGGAGATCTTCGAGGAGATCTCCCCGATCGAGGACTTCTCCGGGTCGATGTCGCTGACGTTCCGGGACCACCGCTTCGAGCCGCCGAAGAACTCGATCGACGAGTGCAAGGACCGCGACTTCACGTACGCCGCCCCGCTCTTCGTCACCGCCGAGTTCACCAACAACGAGACCGGCGAGATCAAGTCCCAGACCGTCTTCATGGGCGACTTCCCGCTCATGACGAACAAGGGCACTTTCGTCATCAACGGCACCGAGCGTGTCGTGGTGTCGCAGTTGGTCCGTTCCCCCGGTGTCTACTTCGATTCCACCATCGACAAGACCTCCGACAAGGACATCTTCTCCGCCAAGATCATCCCGTCCCGGGGTGCCTGGCTGGAGATGGAGATCGACAAGCGCGACATGGTCGGTGTCCGCATCGACCGCAAGCGCAAGCAGTCGGTCACCGTGCTGCTGAAGGCGCTCGGCTGGACCACCGAGCAGATCCTCGAGGAGTTCGGCGACTACGAGTCGATGCGCGCCACCCTGGAGAAGGACCACACCCAGGGCCAGGACGACGCGCTGCTCGACATCTACCGCAAGCTGCGCCCGGGCGAGCCCCCGACGCGTGAGGCCGCGCAGACGCTGCTGGAGAACCTCTACTTCAACCACAAGCGCTACGACCTCGCCAAGGTCGGCCGCTACAAGGTCAACAAGAAGCTGGGTACGGACACCCCGCTGGACGCGGGCATCCTGACCGTCGAGGACATCATCTCGACGATCAAGTACCTGGTGAAGCTGCACGCCGGCGAGACCGAGACCACCGGTGACAACGGCGAGACGGTCGTCGTCGAGACCGACGACATCGACCACTTCGGCAACCGGCGCCTGCGCAGTGTCGGCGAGCTGATCCAGAACCAGGTCCGCACGGGCCTGGCCCGTATGGAGCGCGTCGTGCGCGAGCGCATGACGACCCAGGACGTCGAGGCGATCACGCCGCAGACCCTGATCAACATCCGGCCGGTCGTCGCCTCCATCAAGGAGTTCTTCGGCACCAGCCAGCTGTCGCAGTTCATGGACCAGAACAACCCGCTCTCCGGGCTGACGCACAAGCGCCGTCTGTCGGCGCTCGGCCCCGGCGGTCTGTCCCGTGAGCGGGCCGGCTTCGAGGTCCGTGACGTGCACCCCTCGCACTACGGCCGCATGTGCCCGATCGAGACGCCCGAAGGCCCGAACATCGGTCTGATCGGCTCGCTCGCCTCGTACGGCCGGGTCAACGCGTTCGGTTTCGTCGAGACCCCGTACCGCAAGGTCATCGACGGCCAGGTCACCGACGAGGTGGACTACCTGACCGCCGACGAGGAGGACCGCTTCGTCATCGCGCAGGCCAACGCGCCGCTGACCAGCGACCTCCGGTTCGAGGAGAGCCGCGTGCTCGTCCGCCGCCGTGGCGGCGAGGTCGACTACGTCGGCCCCGAGGACGTGGACTACATGGACGTCTCGCCGCGCCAGATGGTGTCGGTCGCGACCGCCATGATCCCCTTCCTCGAGCACGACGACGCCAACCGTGCCCTCATGGGCGCGAACATGATGCGCCAGGCCGTGCCGCTGATTAAGTCGGAGGCCCCGCTCGTCGGCACCGGCATGGAGTACCGCTCCGCCGTCGACGCCGGCGACGTCGTCAAGGCCGAGAAGGCGGGTGTGGTCCAGGAGGTCTCCGCGGACTACATCACCACCGCCAACGACGACGGCACGTACATCACGTACCGCCTGGCCAAGTTCGCCCGCTCCAACCAGGGCACCTCGGTCAACCAGAAGGTCATCGTCAACGAGGGCGACCGCATCGTCGAGGGCCAGGTCCTCGCCGACGGTCCGGCCACCGAGAACGGCGAGATGGCCCTCGGCAAGAACCTGCTCGTGGCGTTCATGCCGTGGGAGGGTCACAACTACGAGGACGCGATCATCCTGTCGCAGCGCCTCGTACAGGACGACGTCCTCTCCTCGATCCACATCGAGGAGCACGAGGTCGACGCCCGTGACACCAAGCTCGGCCCCGAGGAGATCACCCGGGACATCCCGAACGTCTCCGAGGAGGTCCTCGCCGACCTCGACGAGCGCGGCATCATCCGTATCGGTGCCGAGGTCGTCGCCGGCGACATCCTCGTCGGCAAGGTCACGCCGAAGGGTGAGACCGAGCTGACGCCCGAGGAGCGCCTGCTGCGCGCGATCTTCGGTGAGAAGGCCCGTGAGGTCCGTGACACCTCGCTGAAGGTGCCGCACGGCGAGATCGGCAAGGTCATCGGCGTCCGCGTCTTCGACCGCGAGGAGGGCGACGAGCTTCCCCCCGGTGTGAACCAGCTGGTGCGCGTCTACGTCGCGCAGAAGCGCAAGATCACCGACGGGGACAAGCTCGCCGGCCGGCACGGCAACAAGGGTGTCATCTCCAAGATCCTGCCGATCGAGGACATGCCGTTCCTGGAGGACGGCACCCCGGTCGACATCATCCTCAACCCGCTGGGTGTGCCGTCCCGAATGAACCCGGGACAGGTCCTGGAGATCCACCTCGGCTGGCTCGCCAGCCGCGGCTGGGACGTCTCCGGTCTCGCCGACGAGTGGGCCCAGCGCCTGCAGGTCATCGGCGCCGACAAGGTCGCCCCGCGCACCAACGTCGCCACCCCGGTCTTCGACGGTGCCCGCGAGGACGAGCTGGCGGGTCTGCTGCAGCACACCATCCCGAACCGCGACGGCGAGCGCATGGTGCTCCCGTCCGGCAAGGCGCGGCTGTTCGACGGCCGTAGCGGTGAGCCGTTCCCGGACCCGATCTCCGTCGGCTACATGTACATCCTGAAGCTGCACCACCTGGTCGACGACAAGCTGCACGCCCGCTCGACCGGGCCGTACTCGATGATCACCCAGCAGCCGCTGGGTGGTAAGGCCCAGTTCGGTGGCCAGCGGTTCGGCGAGATGGAGGTGTGGGCACTCGAGGCGTACGGCGCCGCCTACGCGCTCCAGGAGCTGCTGACCATCAAGTCCGACGACGTCACCGGCCGCGTGAAGGTCTACGAGGCCATCGTCAAGGGCGAGAACATCCCCGAGCCCGGCATCCCCGAGTCCTTCAAGGTGCTCATCAAGGAGATGCAGTCGCTCTGCCTGAACGTGGAGGTGCTGTCCAGCGACGGTATGTCCATCGAGATGCGCGACACCGACGAGGACGTCTTCCGCGCCGCGGAGGAGCTCGGTATCGACCTGTCCCGGCGCGAGCCGAGCAGCGTCGAAGAGGTCTGA
- the rplL gene encoding 50S ribosomal protein L7/L12 — translation MALTQDELLAEFEGMTLIQLAEFVKAFEEKFDVTAAAPVAVAAAGAPGAPAAEAEEEKDEFDVILTGAGDKKIQVIKVVRELTSLGLKEAKDLVDGTPKPVLEKVNKEAADKAAEALKGAGASVEVK, via the coding sequence ATGGCTCTCACCCAGGACGAACTGCTCGCCGAGTTCGAGGGCATGACCCTGATCCAGCTCGCCGAGTTCGTGAAGGCGTTCGAGGAGAAGTTCGACGTCACCGCCGCCGCCCCGGTCGCCGTTGCCGCCGCCGGCGCCCCGGGTGCCCCGGCCGCCGAGGCCGAGGAGGAGAAGGACGAGTTCGACGTCATCCTCACCGGTGCCGGCGACAAGAAGATCCAGGTCATCAAGGTCGTGCGTGAGCTGACCTCCCTGGGTCTGAAGGAGGCCAAGGACCTCGTCGACGGCACCCCGAAGCCGGTCCTCGAGAAGGTCAACAAGGAGGCCGCTGACAAGGCCGCCGAGGCCCTCAAGGGCGCCGGTGCCTCCGTCGAGGTCAAGTAA
- the rplJ gene encoding 50S ribosomal protein L10, producing MARPDKAAAVAELTDKFRSSNAAVLTEYRGLTVAQLKTLRRSLGENAQYAVVKNTLTKIAAKEAGITLEDQLFAGPTAVAFVTGDPVESAKGLRDFAKENPDLVIKGGVLDGKALSADEIKKLADLESREVLLAKLAGAMKGKQSQAAALFQALPSKLVRTVDALRAKQAEQGGAE from the coding sequence ATGGCGAGGCCCGACAAGGCTGCCGCGGTTGCGGAGCTGACGGACAAGTTCCGCAGCTCCAACGCCGCCGTGCTGACCGAGTACCGCGGTCTCACCGTGGCGCAGCTCAAGACGCTGCGCCGGTCGCTCGGTGAGAACGCCCAGTACGCCGTGGTGAAGAACACGCTGACCAAGATTGCGGCCAAGGAGGCCGGGATCACGCTGGAGGACCAGCTCTTCGCTGGCCCGACGGCCGTCGCCTTCGTCACCGGTGACCCGGTGGAGTCGGCGAAGGGTCTGCGTGACTTCGCCAAGGAGAACCCCGATCTCGTCATCAAGGGCGGTGTCCTTGACGGTAAGGCGCTGTCCGCCGACGAGATCAAGAAGCTTGCGGACCTCGAGTCCCGTGAGGTTCTGCTCGCCAAGCTGGCGGGCGCCATGAAGGGCAAGCAGTCCCAGGCTGCCGCGCTCTTCCAGGCGCTCCCGTCGAAGCTCGTCCGCACCGTGGACGCGCTGCGCGCCAAGCAGGCCGAGCAGGGCGGTGCCGAGTAA
- the rplA gene encoding 50S ribosomal protein L1, with translation MSKRSKALRAADAKVDREKLYAPLEAVRLAKETSTTKFDATVEVAFRLGVDPRKADQMVRGTVNLPHGTGKTARVLVFATGDRAEAARAAGADIVGADELIDEVAKGRLDFDAVVATPDLMGKVGRLGRVLGPRGLMPNPKTGTVTPDVTKAVTDIKGGKIEFRVDKHSNLHFIIGKASFDDDKLVENYGAALEEILRLKPSAAKGRYIKKAAITTTMGPGVPVDPNRTRNLLVEEDPAAV, from the coding sequence GTGAGCAAGCGCAGCAAGGCTCTCCGCGCTGCGGACGCCAAGGTCGACCGGGAGAAGCTCTACGCCCCGCTCGAAGCCGTCCGTCTCGCCAAGGAGACCTCCACGACCAAGTTCGACGCCACCGTCGAGGTCGCCTTCCGTCTGGGTGTCGACCCGCGCAAGGCCGACCAGATGGTCCGTGGCACCGTGAACCTTCCGCACGGCACCGGTAAGACCGCCCGGGTCCTGGTCTTCGCGACCGGCGACCGTGCCGAGGCCGCGCGTGCCGCGGGCGCCGACATCGTCGGTGCCGACGAGCTGATCGACGAGGTCGCGAAGGGCCGTCTGGACTTCGACGCCGTCGTCGCCACCCCGGACCTCATGGGCAAGGTCGGCCGCCTCGGCCGCGTCCTCGGCCCGCGTGGTCTGATGCCGAACCCGAAGACCGGCACCGTCACCCCCGACGTGACCAAGGCCGTCACGGACATCAAGGGCGGCAAGATCGAGTTCCGCGTCGACAAGCACTCGAACCTGCACTTCATCATCGGCAAGGCGTCCTTCGACGACGACAAGCTGGTGGAGAACTACGGCGCCGCGCTGGAGGAGATCCTCCGTCTGAAGCCGTCCGCCGCCAAGGGTCGCTACATCAAGAAGGCCGCCATCACCACCACGATGGGCCCCGGCGTTCCGGTCGACCCGAACCGCACCCGCAACCTCCTCGTCGAGGAGGACCCGGCCGCCGTCTGA
- the rplK gene encoding 50S ribosomal protein L11 codes for MPPKKKKVTGLIKLQIQAGAANPAPPVGPALGQHGVNIMEFCKAYNAATESQRGWVIPVEITVYEDRSFTFITKTPPAAKMILKAAGVEKGSGEPHKTKVAKITEAQVREIAQTKMADLNANDLDAAAKIIAGTARSMGVTVEG; via the coding sequence ATGCCTCCCAAGAAGAAGAAGGTCACGGGGCTTATCAAGCTCCAGATCCAGGCCGGCGCCGCCAACCCGGCTCCGCCGGTCGGCCCGGCGCTGGGCCAGCACGGCGTCAACATCATGGAGTTCTGCAAGGCCTACAACGCCGCGACCGAGTCGCAGCGTGGTTGGGTCATCCCGGTGGAGATCACGGTCTACGAGGACCGTTCCTTCACCTTCATCACCAAGACGCCGCCGGCCGCGAAGATGATCCTCAAGGCCGCGGGTGTCGAGAAGGGCTCGGGCGAGCCGCACAAGACCAAGGTCGCCAAGATCACCGAGGCGCAGGTCCGCGAGATCGCCCAGACCAAGATGGCCGACCTGAACGCGAACGACCTGGACGCCGCGGCGAAGATCATCGCCGGTACCGCGCGTTCCATGGGCGTCACGGTCGAGGGCTGA
- the nusG gene encoding transcription termination/antitermination protein NusG, whose translation MSDPNLNDDATDPRGLAAETVDDELDIVEGADDQDEFEAAEAEAGEPAEEAAVDAEDEDEEPAEEAEADAEAVEAEPAAPVDPVEALREELRTLPGEWYVIHTYAGYENRVKTNLEQRAVSLNVEDYIFQAEVPQEEVVQIKNGDRKTIKQNKLPGYVLVRMDLTNESWGVVRNTPGVTGFVGNAYDPYPLTLDEIVKMLAPEAEEKAAREAAEAEGKPAPQRKVEVQVLDFEVGDSVTVTDGPFATLQATINEINPDSKKVKGLVEIFGRETPVELSFDQIQKN comes from the coding sequence GTGTCTGACCCGAACCTGAACGACGACGCCACAGACCCCCGCGGGCTGGCTGCCGAGACGGTGGACGACGAGCTCGACATCGTCGAGGGCGCGGACGACCAGGACGAGTTCGAGGCTGCCGAGGCCGAGGCGGGGGAGCCGGCCGAGGAGGCCGCCGTCGACGCCGAGGACGAGGACGAAGAGCCCGCCGAGGAGGCCGAGGCCGACGCCGAGGCCGTCGAGGCCGAGCCGGCCGCTCCGGTCGACCCGGTCGAGGCCCTGCGCGAGGAACTGCGCACCCTGCCCGGCGAGTGGTACGTCATCCACACCTACGCCGGTTACGAGAACCGCGTGAAGACCAACCTGGAGCAGCGCGCCGTCTCGCTGAACGTCGAGGACTACATCTTCCAGGCCGAGGTGCCGCAGGAAGAGGTCGTCCAGATCAAGAACGGCGACCGCAAGACGATCAAGCAGAACAAGCTGCCGGGTTACGTCCTGGTCCGCATGGACCTGACCAACGAGTCCTGGGGCGTCGTCCGCAACACCCCGGGCGTCACCGGCTTCGTCGGCAACGCCTACGACCCCTACCCGCTGACCCTGGACGAGATCGTCAAGATGCTCGCCCCGGAGGCCGAGGAGAAGGCCGCCCGGGAGGCCGCCGAGGCCGAGGGCAAGCCCGCTCCGCAGCGCAAGGTCGAGGTCCAGGTCCTGGACTTCGAGGTCGGCGACTCGGTCACCGTCACCGACGGCCCGTTCGCCACGCTCCAGGCGACCATCAACGAGATCAACCCCGACTCCAAGAAGGTCAAGGGCCTGGTCGAGATCTTCGGCCGCGAGACCCCGGTCGAGCTGTCCTTCGACCAGATCCAGAAGAACTGA
- the secE gene encoding preprotein translocase subunit SecE, with translation MTDAVGSIDTPDAQDEVPESKKARKGGKRAKKGPLKRLATFYRQIVAELRKVVWPSRNQLTSYTTVVIFFVVIMIALVTVIDYGLDHAAKYVFG, from the coding sequence ATGACGGACGCCGTGGGCTCCATCGACACGCCTGACGCCCAGGACGAGGTGCCGGAGTCGAAGAAGGCCCGCAAGGGCGGAAAGCGTGCCAAGAAGGGCCCGCTCAAGCGCCTCGCCACCTTCTACCGCCAGATCGTCGCGGAACTCCGCAAGGTCGTCTGGCCGTCGCGCAACCAGCTGACGTCGTACACCACCGTGGTGATCTTCTTCGTCGTCATCATGATCGCTTTGGTGACCGTGATTGACTATGGGCTCGACCACGCGGCCAAGTACGTCTTCGGCTGA
- a CDS encoding pyridoxal phosphate-dependent aminotransferase translates to MSAATPPTERRVSARVGAISESATLAVDAKAKALKAAGRPVIGFGAGEPDFPTPDYIVEAAVEACKNPKYHRYTPAGGLPELKAAIAAKTLRDSGWEPDVSQILVTNGGKQAIYEAFAAILDPGDEVIVPAPYWTTYPESIRLAGGVPVEVVADETTGYRVSVEQLEAARTERTKVVLFVSPSNPTGAVYSEAETEAIGRWAVEHGLWVLTDEIYEHLVYGDAAAVSLPALLPELRDKCVVVNGVAKTYAMTGWRVGWVIGPKDVVKAATNLQSHATSNVSNVAQAAALAAVSGGLEAVAKMREAFDRRRKTIVRMLNEIDGVVCPEPEGAFYAYPSVKALLGKEIRGRRPQDTVELAALILEEAEVAVVPGEAFGTPGYLRLSYALGDEDLAEGVSRIQKLLAEARD, encoded by the coding sequence ATGAGCGCTGCAACCCCTCCCACCGAGCGCCGGGTCTCCGCCCGAGTCGGCGCGATCTCCGAGTCCGCCACCCTCGCCGTGGACGCCAAGGCCAAGGCCCTGAAGGCCGCCGGGCGTCCGGTGATCGGCTTCGGCGCCGGTGAGCCCGACTTCCCGACCCCGGACTACATCGTCGAGGCGGCCGTCGAGGCCTGCAAGAACCCCAAGTACCACCGCTACACCCCGGCCGGCGGCCTGCCCGAGCTGAAGGCCGCGATCGCCGCCAAGACGCTGCGCGACTCCGGCTGGGAGCCCGACGTCTCGCAGATCCTGGTCACCAACGGCGGCAAGCAGGCCATCTACGAGGCCTTCGCCGCGATCCTCGACCCGGGCGACGAGGTCATCGTCCCGGCGCCGTACTGGACGACGTACCCGGAGTCGATCCGTCTGGCCGGCGGTGTCCCGGTGGAGGTCGTCGCGGACGAGACCACCGGTTACCGCGTCTCGGTGGAGCAGCTGGAGGCGGCGCGCACGGAGCGGACGAAGGTCGTCCTGTTCGTCTCCCCGTCCAACCCGACCGGCGCGGTGTACTCGGAGGCCGAGACCGAGGCGATCGGCCGCTGGGCCGTCGAGCACGGCCTCTGGGTGCTCACCGACGAGATCTACGAACACCTCGTCTACGGCGACGCCGCCGCGGTGTCCCTGCCGGCGCTCCTGCCCGAGCTGCGCGACAAGTGCGTCGTGGTCAACGGCGTGGCGAAGACGTACGCCATGACCGGCTGGCGCGTGGGCTGGGTCATCGGCCCGAAGGACGTCGTCAAGGCCGCGACGAACCTCCAGTCGCACGCCACCTCCAACGTCTCCAACGTGGCCCAGGCGGCCGCCCTGGCCGCCGTCTCCGGCGGCCTGGAGGCCGTGGCGAAGATGCGCGAGGCCTTCGACCGGCGCCGCAAGACCATCGTGCGGATGCTCAACGAGATCGACGGCGTGGTCTGCCCGGAGCCCGAGGGCGCGTTCTACGCCTACCCGTCGGTCAAGGCGCTGCTCGGCAAGGAGATCCGCGGCAGGCGTCCGCAGGACACCGTCGAGCTGGCCGCGCTGATCCTGGAGGAGGCCGAGGTCGCGGTCGTCCCGGGCGAGGCGTTCGGCACGCCGGGCTACCTGCGGCTGTCGTACGCGCTCGGCGACGAGGACCTCGCCGAGGGCGTCAGCCGCATCCAGAAGCTGCTGGCGGAGGCGCGGGACTAG
- a CDS encoding adenosine deaminase — protein MERVRDLSELPKAHLHLHFTGSMRPGTVLELADKYGVRLPDTLRDALVSGEPPQLRATDERGWFRFQRLYDAARSCLRAPEDIRRLVREAAEEDLKDGSGWLEIQVDPTSYAPRLGGLIPALEIILDAVDTTSRETGLGMRVVVAANRMKHPLDARTLARLAVRYADRGVVGFGLSNDERRGMARDFDRAFHIAREGGLLSVPHGGELAGATSVRDCLDDLHATRLGHGVRAAEDPRLLKRLADRGVTCEVCPASNVALGVYEKSRDVPLRTLFEAGVPMALGADDPLLFGSRLAAQYEIARHAHGFTDAELAELARQSVRGSAAPEDVKARLLARVDEWLARPAA, from the coding sequence ATGGAGCGTGTACGTGATCTCTCTGAGCTGCCGAAAGCCCATCTGCACCTGCACTTCACCGGATCGATGCGACCAGGGACCGTCCTGGAGCTGGCCGACAAGTACGGCGTACGGCTGCCCGACACGCTGAGGGACGCCCTCGTCAGCGGGGAGCCGCCGCAGCTGCGCGCCACGGACGAGCGGGGCTGGTTCCGTTTCCAGCGGCTGTACGACGCCGCCCGTTCCTGCCTGCGCGCGCCGGAGGACATCCGGCGCCTGGTGCGCGAGGCCGCGGAGGAGGACCTGAAGGACGGCTCCGGCTGGCTGGAGATCCAGGTGGACCCGACGTCGTACGCGCCCCGGCTCGGCGGCCTGATCCCGGCGCTGGAGATCATCCTGGACGCGGTCGACACCACGTCCCGGGAGACCGGCCTCGGCATGCGCGTGGTGGTCGCCGCGAACCGGATGAAGCACCCGCTGGACGCGCGCACGCTGGCCCGGCTGGCGGTGCGCTACGCGGACCGGGGCGTGGTCGGCTTCGGGCTCTCCAACGACGAGCGGCGGGGCATGGCGCGGGACTTCGACCGGGCCTTCCACATCGCGCGCGAGGGCGGTCTGCTGTCGGTCCCGCACGGCGGGGAGCTGGCCGGCGCGACGTCGGTCCGGGACTGCCTGGACGACCTGCACGCCACGCGGCTCGGGCACGGGGTGCGGGCCGCCGAGGACCCGCGGCTGCTGAAGCGGCTGGCCGACCGGGGCGTGACCTGCGAGGTGTGCCCGGCCTCGAACGTGGCGCTCGGCGTGTACGAGAAGTCGCGGGACGTCCCGTTGCGCACCCTCTTCGAGGCGGGCGTGCCGATGGCGCTCGGCGCGGACGACCCGCTGCTGTTCGGCTCCCGGCTGGCCGCCCAGTACGAGATCGCGCGGCACGCCCACGGCTTCACGGACGCCGAGCTCGCGGAGCTGGCGCGGCAGTCGGTGCGCGGCTCGGCCGCGCCGGAGGACGTCAAGGCGCGGCTGCTGGCCCGGGTGGACGAGTGGCTGGCCCGCCCGGCGGCCTGA
- a CDS encoding helix-turn-helix domain-containing protein — MEPVETKPARVRILDAAHELMLTIGLARATTKEIARAAGCSEAALYKYFDSKEELFVRVLTERLPRLTPLLDSLAAAPGRATLEENLTAIARQAALFYEQSFPIAASLYAETQLKRRHDDTLRTLGSGPHMPIQGLDAYLRAEQAAGRVRADADTYAAASLLLGACAQRAFAYDATETGRRPPVDEFAARLARTLLGGIRADEPAG; from the coding sequence ATGGAGCCCGTGGAGACGAAACCGGCGCGTGTGCGCATCCTCGACGCCGCCCACGAGCTGATGCTCACCATCGGGCTCGCCCGCGCCACCACCAAGGAGATCGCCCGCGCGGCCGGCTGCTCCGAAGCAGCCCTCTACAAGTACTTCGACAGCAAGGAAGAGCTGTTCGTACGGGTCCTCACCGAGCGTCTGCCCCGGCTCACCCCGCTGCTCGACAGCCTCGCCGCCGCACCCGGACGGGCCACTCTGGAGGAGAACCTCACCGCGATCGCCCGCCAGGCCGCGCTCTTCTACGAGCAGAGCTTCCCGATCGCCGCCTCCCTGTACGCCGAGACACAGCTCAAACGGCGCCACGACGACACGCTGCGCACCCTCGGCTCCGGCCCGCACATGCCCATCCAGGGCCTGGACGCCTACCTGCGCGCCGAACAGGCCGCCGGCCGGGTCCGCGCCGACGCCGACACCTACGCCGCCGCCTCACTGCTCCTGGGCGCCTGCGCCCAGCGTGCCTTCGCCTACGACGCCACCGAGACCGGACGGCGGCCACCGGTCGACGAGTTCGCCGCCCGGCTCGCCCGGACCCTGCTCGGCGGCATCCGGGCCGACGAGCCCGCCGGGTGA
- a CDS encoding NAD(P)-dependent oxidoreductase, with the protein MKLTVFGATGGTGRELVRQALDAGHEVTAVVRDPARLRVSGDRLEVVRSGLADPEELRAAVRGRYAVLSGLGPRGRKAGGVTARLTRTIVSAMEAEGVRRLLVVSASPVGPAPKGDGAVDRAVRSVISVILKDVYADLREMEADLARSDTDWTCVRPPRLQDKPLTGRYRTVVGGNPAHGRFLARADVAHAMLSMIDAKETVRQGVGVAY; encoded by the coding sequence ATGAAGCTCACTGTTTTCGGCGCCACCGGGGGAACGGGCCGGGAGCTGGTCCGCCAGGCCCTGGACGCCGGTCACGAGGTCACGGCGGTCGTCCGCGACCCCGCCCGGCTCCGGGTGTCCGGGGACCGTCTGGAGGTCGTCCGCAGCGGCCTGGCCGACCCGGAGGAGCTGCGCGCCGCCGTCCGCGGCCGGTACGCCGTCCTGTCCGGCCTGGGGCCGCGCGGCCGCAAGGCCGGCGGCGTGACCGCGCGGCTGACCCGGACGATCGTGAGCGCCATGGAGGCGGAGGGGGTGCGCCGGCTGCTGGTGGTCAGCGCCAGCCCGGTCGGCCCGGCCCCCAAGGGCGACGGCGCCGTGGACCGCGCGGTGCGGAGCGTCATCTCGGTGATCCTCAAGGACGTCTACGCCGACCTGCGCGAGATGGAGGCCGACCTGGCCCGCAGCGACACCGACTGGACGTGCGTACGGCCGCCGCGGCTCCAGGACAAGCCGCTCACCGGCCGCTACCGCACGGTCGTCGGCGGCAACCCGGCCCACGGCCGCTTCCTCGCGCGCGCGGACGTCGCGCACGCGATGCTGTCGATGATCGACGCCAAGGAGACCGTGCGGCAGGGGGTGGGGGTGGCGTACTGA